One segment of Cutaneotrichosporon cavernicola HIS019 DNA, chromosome: 4 DNA contains the following:
- a CDS encoding uncharacterized protein (Chromosome segregation protein Csm1/Pcs1) encodes MPPKAPSSKRGKENAPPKAKAPKIVSEPEDDFDAFLDDEPMKPVKKVDRPPKVPKKDKSPEVEEAMVVEEQDPSRAARESNLVPSKSSRDQGELKRVQAECDRLRRERDAFAKQFEQLSSLRNSGPEALLEKFKETAEAKSKAEVIRSQEALYEKQMAKVKSLEEALAASQQALDRAEASAAPPKFDAKLERMGQRELQGEVHKLWDVVKAKDGEIAALQREYQEEIAHSRKLQETAAQMRRSAEPAAKPVVNEVHSLSVRLYEELTGLDILDAQVRPDPKTGDERIYKCIQTTGGRNYTLRLSLRNEFDKQRKQWKKMVQFAPSDMDKETDRKLLKRLGPFRDAFDIPRDQLPAAYAQLTARMDPDGQFEEPE; translated from the exons ATGCCGCCGAAAGCACCCTCCAGCAAACGCGGAAAGGAGAACGCGCCACCGAAAGCCAAGGCGCCCAAGATCGTGAGCGAGCCCGAGGATGACTTTGATG CCTTcttggacgacgagccaaTGAAGCCGGTGAAGAAGGTGGACCGACCACCGAAAGTGccgaagaaggacaagTCACCCgaagtggaggaggcgatggtggtcgaggagcaggacCCGTCACGGGCGGCCCGAGAGTCAAACCTCGTGCCCTCCAAATCCTCCAGAGACCAAggcgagctcaagcgc GTGCAGGCTGAGTGCGATCGATTGAGGAGAGAGCGCGACGCCTTCGCGAAGCAGTTCGAGCAGTTGTCCAGCCTGCGGAACTCGGGACCAGAAGCGCTGCTGGAAAAGTTCAAGGAGACGGCGGAAGCCAAGTCTAAAG CTGAAGTGATTCGAAGCCAGGAGGCCCTCTACGAGAAGCAGATGGCCAAGGTCAAATCTCTTGAGGAGGCCCTAGCAGCGTCACAACAAGCGCTAGATCGAGCCGAAGCCTCCGCTGCGCCCCCGAAATtcgacgccaagctggAACGAATGGGCCAGCGCGAACTGCAGGGCGAGGTGCACAAGTTGTGGGATGTCGTCAAGGCAAAGGACGGAGAGA TTGCGGCGCTGCAGCGTGAATATCAGGAGGAAATTGCGCACTCGCGCAAGCTGCAGGAGACGGCCGCGCAGATGCGGCGTTCAGCTGAGCCGGCCGCCAAGCCTGTCGTGAACGAGGTCCACAGCCTCTCGGTGAGACTATACGAGGAGCTCACTGGCCTGGACATTCTCGACGCACAGGTACGACCTGACCCGAAGACAGGTGACGAGCGGATATATAAGTGCATCCAGACGACAGGCGGGCGCA actACACTTTACGGCTATCCCTGCGAAACGAGTTCGACAAGCAGCGCAAGCAATGGAAGAAGATGGTGCAGTTCGCACCGTCGGACATGGACAAGGAGACGGATCGCAAGCtgctcaagcgcctcgGGCCGTTCCGCGACGCGTTCGACATCCCGCGCGACCAGCTCCCAGCTGCATATGCGCAGCTCACGGCGCGCATGGACCCAGACGGCCAGTTCGAGGAGCCCGAGTAG
- the RAD10 gene encoding uncharacterized protein (Binding domain of DNA repair protein Ercc1 (rad10/Swi10)) — protein sequence MDPPPPPTKSGSLPAASKNAIVYSVLQRRNPILPLIRSVGLEIGDIVVDYQVGAHNGVLFLSLKYHRLHPEYIHSRIEKMRHAYNLRILLILCDISEHQQSLRELSKVAVINEMTILVAFSNEEAAQYLTTLKAYEHKSADTLKEKVHQTYPSQLQHVLTSGRKVNKSNAEAIAAQFGSFDNIVRQSNYSLSAVKGLGKVKIVSLLDAFNKPFVAGLGTASQTRTPVASTIQAQEVTPVAEADSDSGSSSSLIDDGIEPAQLSDIRPPTPPTPTRPRDQGPSRSPSLEPDDPSRRKSDIVWHDPLDDDDDGDETDGRDPKRQRV from the exons ATGGacccaccaccgcctcccACGAAGTCGGGTTCATT GCCTGCGGCGAGCAAGAACGCCATCGTGTACAGTGTATTGCAG AGGCGCAACCCCATCCTTCCCCTCATCCGAAGCGTTGGTCTCGAGATTGGTGACATCGTCGTGGACTACCAGGTCGGCGCTCACAACGGTGTGCTGTTCTTGAG CCTGAAGTATCATCGTTTGCATCCCGAGTATATCCACTCGCGAATCGAGAAAATGAGGCACGCTTACAACCTCCGCATCTTGTTGATTCTGTGTGACATC AGCGAGCACCAACAATCTCTCCGCGAATTGAGCAAGGTTGCGGTCATCAACGAGATGACGATCCTCGTGGCGTTCTC CAACGAGGAAGCTGCCCAGTACCTGACCACCCTCAAGGCATATGAACACAAGTCAGCGGACacgctcaaggagaaggtTCACCAAACATACCCGTCTCAACTGCAGCACGTTCTCACCAGCGGTCGGAAGGTCAACAAATCTAACGCGGAGGCCATAGCAGCGCAGTTCGGG TCGTTTGACAACATCGTCCGACAGTCCAACTACTCTCTCAGCGCCGTCAAGGGGTTAggcaaggtcaagatcgtctctctcctcgacgcgttcAACAAGCCCTTTGTCGCAGGTCTGGGCACGGCGTCGCAGACTCGGACACCTGTTGCGTCGACCATTCAGGCGCAGGAAGTGACACCTGTGGCGGAGGCTGATTCTGACTctggctcgagctcctctcTCATAGACGACGGTATCGAGCCTGCCCAGTTGTCAGACATTCGCCCGCCCACCCCACCAACGCCTACCCGGCCTCGGGACCAGGGACCAAGTCGTTCACCTAGCCTGGAGCCTGACGACCCCTCGCGACGGAAGAGCGACATTGTATGGCATGACCcactcgacgacgacgatgacggcgaTGAAACCGACGGCCGAGATCCGAAGCGACAGCGAGTGTAA
- a CDS encoding uncharacterized protein (FORKHEAD) produces MAAQPTAPANTSGAFATGSDETSQGSALPPMIAAGPNMASTAYYGAPVRPYTSQATVYPQSQTQAYHAAGQGQNQQQYAEGTGQQTNNQHQAYHDGQYTSPTIGYYQPTSNVHPSYPMSYGHARSDSIGSWHAPSDMYDYGRHTSTSSGDGGGRASGKGEPFLLPNEDELPRPAPSYAALIGEALLLADPPHQLYVSEISESIKARYPFYHQFPSKIYNGVRHQTSMCKAFVKIPRPFGDQSGGARKWAIRSGCQTWFRDGDYHPPVSPPSAIHNKSKGGKKRSTSNSKQLAIGHDPMSPNLSSANGPSDGPPWDPVRNPLPWLQRFRASRLGPQLVQDQQLVPRAQPGPAQSGYGLIPTQYAQTAAYGMTPTYTHQQYYGTGSGGDWSTYQQHPAAHYYPSPPEHGGSWRPPATNFAFSEPPLARHRPAILNSDDSSHDDARSHSRGHPSPGLQGEYQLNEADYSKRETSTPLSSPPPGADSSDA; encoded by the exons ATGGCTGCTCAACCCACTGCGCCCGCTAATACCTCTGGTGCTTTCGCCACCGGAAGCGACGAAACCTCCCAGGGATCGGCTCTCCCTCCCATGATTGCCGCTGGGCCAAACATGGCTTCTACTGCCTACTACGGGGCTCCTGTCCGTCCATACACATCGCAGGCTACCGTGTACCCACAGTCGCAGACCCAGGCCTACCACGCCGCGGGCCAGGGGCAGAACCAGCAGCAGTACGCGGAGGGCACCGGCCAGCAGACCAACAACCAGCATCAAGCATACCACGATGGCCAGTACACATCTCCAACCATCGGTTACTACCAGCCGACTAGCAATGTCCACCCTTCGTACCCCATGAGCTACGGTCATGCGCGCTCCGACAGCATTGGTTCGTGGCACGCCCCGTCCGACATGTATGACTACGGTCGCCACACCAGCACCTCCAGCGGTGACGGTGGGGGCCGCGCCAGTGGCAAGGGTGAACCTTTCCTGCTTCCcaacgaggatgagctcCCCCGGCCAGCCCCTTCCTACGCAGCCCTCATTGGAgaggccctcctcctcgcagACCCTCCGCACCAGCTATACGTCTCGGAGATTTCAGAGTCCATCAAGGCCCGTTACCCAT TCTACCACCAATTCCCGTCCAAGATCTACAACGGCGTTCGGCACCAGACTTCCATGTGTAAGGCCTTTGTCAAGATCCCCAGGCCATTCGGGGACCAGTCAGGTGGGGCTAGGAAGTGGGCCATCCGTTCCGGCTGCCAGACCTGGTTCCGGGACGGAGACTACCACCCTCCggtctcgccgccctctGCGATCCACAACAAGAGTAAGGGCGGGAAGAAGCGCTCGACCAGCAACAGCAAACAGCTTGCGATCGGCCACGACCCCATGAGCCCCAACCTCTCGAGCGCCAACGGTCCGTCAGACGGCCCACCCTGGGATCCAGTCCGCAACCCACTACCGTGGCTCCAGCGCTTCCGTGCAAGCCGCCTCGGACCGCAGCTGGTCCAAGACCAACAGCTCGttcctcgcgctcagccAGGGCCAGCACAGAGCGGATACGGTCTCATTCCAACCCAGTACGCCCAGACTGCGGCTTACGGAATGACGCCCACGTACACGCACCAGCAGTACTATGGCACTGGCAGTGGGGGGGATTGGAGCACCTACCAACAGCACCCCGCGGCCCATTACTACCCCTCGCCTCCCGAGCATGGCGGGAGCTGGCGTCCTCCCGCCACCAACTTCGCATTTAGCGAACCTCccctcgctcgccatcgcccaGCGATCCTTAACTCGGACGACTCGTCGCACGACGACGCCCGGTCTCACTCCCGCGGCCACCCCTCGCCAGGGCTACAGGGCGAGTACCAGTTGAACGAAGCCGACTATTCGAAGCGCGAGACGAGCACTCCCCTCTCGTCGCCACCTCCAGGTGCGGACTCTAGCGATGCGTAA